A portion of the Paenibacillus hamazuiensis genome contains these proteins:
- a CDS encoding MFS transporter: MSPSSSSSKFHYGWVVVLITFVTLIVSAGVRSMPSILMLPFEKEFGWNRGSISGVISFGIFLYGLVGPFSAALLERFGIRRMMVISLAVLAASLAVTPWMTSLWQFEILWGLVSGLATGMMANVLGVTVTNHWFAQRKGLVVGLLTASAATGQLLFLPLLAKITVDAGWRYAMYTAVAVIAVVLVIAAVWMRNHPYEKGVPPYGEDKLVKPAPFQGNLFLAPLLALREGLGNKTFWLLAGTFFFCGFSTNGLIGTHLIPACGDYGIPEVMAAGMLALMGMFDLFGTTLSGWLSDRFDSRWLLFWYYGLRGLSLLFLPYALGAGPTMLMIFTVFYGLDWIATVPPTVKLATKEFGKEKAGMIFGWVVVAHQIGASVAAYGAGALRDSLGSYTVPFVTAGFVCLFASLMAIRISKAGAAARQLQA, encoded by the coding sequence ATGTCTCCAAGCAGTTCATCATCAAAATTCCATTACGGGTGGGTGGTTGTCCTCATCACCTTCGTGACCTTGATCGTTTCGGCAGGGGTCCGTTCGATGCCGAGCATACTGATGCTGCCGTTCGAGAAAGAATTCGGATGGAACCGGGGGAGCATTTCCGGCGTCATATCGTTCGGCATCTTCCTCTATGGGCTGGTAGGCCCCTTTTCCGCCGCGCTGCTTGAAAGGTTCGGCATACGCAGAATGATGGTCATCTCTTTGGCGGTACTCGCCGCCAGCCTCGCGGTTACGCCTTGGATGACGTCCCTGTGGCAATTCGAGATTCTTTGGGGACTTGTCAGCGGGCTTGCTACCGGCATGATGGCGAACGTGCTCGGGGTGACGGTCACCAACCATTGGTTTGCGCAGCGAAAAGGGCTTGTCGTCGGCTTGCTCACGGCAAGCGCCGCAACCGGACAGCTCTTGTTCCTGCCGCTGCTCGCTAAAATCACCGTAGATGCGGGCTGGCGTTATGCGATGTATACGGCTGTTGCGGTTATCGCGGTCGTGCTGGTCATTGCGGCTGTCTGGATGCGGAACCACCCGTACGAGAAAGGCGTCCCGCCTTATGGCGAAGATAAGCTTGTTAAGCCGGCTCCGTTCCAAGGGAATTTGTTTCTGGCGCCGCTGCTTGCCCTTCGTGAGGGGCTTGGCAATAAAACCTTCTGGCTGTTGGCCGGCACGTTCTTTTTTTGCGGGTTCTCGACCAACGGCTTGATCGGCACCCACCTGATTCCCGCCTGCGGAGATTACGGCATTCCGGAGGTGATGGCGGCGGGCATGCTCGCTCTTATGGGCATGTTCGACCTGTTCGGCACGACGCTGTCCGGCTGGCTGTCGGACCGTTTCGACAGCCGCTGGCTGCTGTTCTGGTATTACGGGCTTCGCGGTCTCTCGCTGCTGTTTCTGCCCTATGCGCTCGGTGCCGGCCCGACGATGCTTATGATCTTCACCGTGTTTTACGGTTTGGATTGGATTGCCACCGTACCGCCGACCGTCAAGCTCGCCACGAAGGAGTTCGGCAAGGAAAAGGCGGGCATGATATTCGGCTGGGTCGTCGTCGCCCACCAGATCGGCGCTTCCGTTGCCGCTTACGGCGCAGGTGCGCTGCGCGATTCGCTCGGCTCCTATACCGTGCCGTTTGTTACGGCAGGCTTCGTATGCCTGTTCGCCTCCCTGATGGCGATCCGCATCTCCAAAGCGGGTGCGGCGGCCCGGCAGCTGCAGGCTTAA
- a CDS encoding arylamine N-acetyltransferase, with translation MEDLLLQQYLSCLRIEKRMPTLEYLRLLVERHLHLVPFENLSKFHYYLNRGTSGFKWFPSMDIYLDRLERENLGGNCYILNVHFGSLLRALGFQAEIVRATGGNAHWANRVTVEGRAFYVDIGYGAPLFEPLRLEEEPRFFRCGEEVEIVRLSSTRFMIDRRANGQSIVTKYIEWMPVEVNDFEQDITHSLRDEDDNPFMRRIVVTLFKQGAAYSVVDRKLFVKSDQGTEIHEFSRKSDWISMMEKSFGFRQAALEEALRFIAERGNRLFAEP, from the coding sequence ATGGAAGATTTGCTGCTGCAACAATATTTATCCTGCCTTCGGATCGAAAAACGGATGCCGACGCTGGAATATTTGCGACTTTTGGTCGAGCGTCACCTGCACCTTGTTCCGTTCGAGAACTTGAGCAAGTTTCATTATTATTTGAATCGGGGAACGTCGGGTTTTAAGTGGTTTCCTTCCATGGATATCTACTTAGATCGGCTGGAACGCGAAAATCTCGGCGGGAATTGTTACATTCTGAACGTCCATTTCGGCAGTCTGCTTCGCGCCCTCGGGTTTCAGGCGGAGATCGTTCGCGCCACCGGCGGGAATGCTCATTGGGCGAACCGTGTGACTGTGGAAGGGCGGGCCTTTTACGTGGATATAGGCTATGGCGCGCCGCTGTTCGAGCCGCTTCGGCTGGAAGAAGAGCCCCGTTTCTTTCGCTGCGGGGAGGAAGTGGAAATCGTCCGCCTGAGCTCCACCCGTTTTATGATCGACCGGAGGGCGAACGGTCAAAGCATCGTCACCAAATATATCGAGTGGATGCCGGTGGAAGTAAATGATTTTGAACAGGATATCACCCATTCTCTGAGAGATGAAGATGATAACCCGTTTATGCGCCGAATCGTCGTTACTCTATTCAAGCAGGGAGCGGCTTATTCGGTGGTCGACCGGAAGCTGTTCGTCAAATCCGATCAGGGTACGGAAATTCACGAGTTTTCCCGCAAAAGCGACTGGATATCGATGATGGAAAAGTCGTTCGGATTTCGTCAAGCTGCGCTGGAGGAAGCCCTTCGGTTTATCGCCGAGCGGGGGAATCGGCTGTTTGCCGAACCGTAA
- a CDS encoding response regulator transcription factor, with product MLPSELLPVFEGAYPSCIVTSSAEGIPNIANLTRVWHVEGRFVAVANQLLNKSYRNLTEHPLALLKIANPRDFVHWELIVRYLRSEQEGPLFERIRQDLMTVSWMAGVPLPAEVRSVLVFEVVSARQCIEESFHLKSTPEMYGDLLKVLAAAHEWDCLSYWIPEENGLDVKLQASLGVPGAGVDIDAFGAMKRLAILTRNEGRVIRLNNIRSQLRYVHSIRSRDQEEVTSAIPVTETSPSSYLAFPILSSGTVTGIVCCEFARDQPQVAYSHEDGYLTELGVRLGKTMPTLPSVAEQEREEMFRQAVELVRLQWDKKTDPFYTNLSARERQVAAHVAKGYTNAEIARILFISPRTVTTHLERIYQKLSVPSRAALTRYVMEKGLLADGKEMV from the coding sequence ATGCTTCCGTCAGAACTGCTGCCCGTCTTCGAAGGGGCATACCCTTCGTGTATCGTAACCAGCTCGGCCGAAGGGATCCCCAATATCGCCAATCTGACGCGGGTTTGGCATGTGGAAGGGCGTTTCGTTGCCGTAGCGAACCAGCTTTTGAACAAATCGTACCGGAATTTGACGGAACATCCGCTGGCGCTGCTCAAAATCGCCAATCCCCGCGATTTCGTTCATTGGGAGCTTATCGTTCGTTACCTTCGCTCCGAGCAGGAAGGTCCCCTGTTTGAACGGATCAGACAAGATTTGATGACCGTCTCCTGGATGGCCGGAGTTCCGCTGCCCGCGGAGGTAAGATCGGTTCTTGTATTTGAAGTCGTCTCGGCGCGCCAGTGTATCGAAGAGTCGTTTCATTTGAAATCGACTCCGGAGATGTACGGAGATTTGCTGAAGGTGCTGGCCGCCGCCCATGAATGGGACTGTTTATCTTATTGGATTCCGGAGGAAAATGGCCTGGATGTCAAGCTGCAGGCGTCACTGGGAGTTCCGGGAGCAGGGGTGGATATAGACGCATTCGGGGCCATGAAGCGGCTCGCGATATTGACAAGGAACGAAGGCCGCGTAATCCGGCTGAACAACATCCGTTCCCAGCTCAGGTATGTTCACTCCATACGGTCCCGGGATCAGGAGGAGGTCACATCGGCGATTCCGGTTACGGAAACGTCGCCTTCCAGTTACTTGGCTTTTCCCATCCTCTCATCCGGTACGGTGACAGGGATCGTCTGCTGCGAATTCGCAAGAGATCAGCCTCAGGTTGCTTATTCGCACGAGGACGGGTATCTTACCGAACTTGGAGTGAGGCTCGGAAAAACGATGCCGACCCTTCCGTCCGTTGCAGAGCAAGAGCGGGAAGAAATGTTCAGACAAGCTGTAGAGCTTGTCAGATTGCAATGGGATAAGAAAACCGATCCGTTCTATACGAATCTCAGTGCAAGGGAGCGGCAGGTGGCGGCTCACGTCGCCAAAGGATACACGAACGCGGAAATCGCCAGAATTCTATTTATCAGCCCGAGAACGGTAACGACACATCTGGAAAGAATTTATCAGAAGCTAAGCGTCCCTTCCCGGGCCGCCTTGACGCGATACGTGATGGAAAAGGGGCTTCTTGCGGATGGTAAGGAGATGGTTTGA
- a CDS encoding MarR family winged helix-turn-helix transcriptional regulator — translation MDDSFLRECLFFTANRLGRAITKMAEEEFAPTGLTPMYGYIIRLVNGTPGISQKELADKLSIAASTLTRFIDKLESRRLVERKVNGKTVLVYPTDKGKELEDTIRQASRSLKTRYEALLGSEAAQQLSKDLELTSEKLEKH, via the coding sequence ATGGATGATAGTTTCCTCCGCGAGTGCCTGTTTTTCACAGCGAACCGATTGGGCCGCGCCATCACCAAGATGGCGGAGGAAGAATTCGCGCCGACCGGGCTTACCCCCATGTATGGATACATCATTCGCCTTGTGAACGGAACCCCGGGCATCTCCCAAAAAGAGCTGGCCGACAAGCTGTCCATCGCCGCTTCCACGCTTACCAGGTTTATCGATAAGCTGGAAAGCAGACGGCTTGTCGAACGTAAAGTGAACGGCAAGACCGTGCTTGTGTATCCGACTGACAAGGGCAAAGAACTCGAAGATACGATTCGACAGGCATCCAGAAGCCTGAAGACCCGTTATGAAGCTCTTCTCGGCTCCGAAGCTGCGCAGCAGCTGTCCAAGGACCTGGAGCTGACCAGCGAAAAGCTGGAAAAGCATTAA
- a CDS encoding DUF2269 family protein: MVLLVTIHVLSAMLGLGPAYAFPFILRKVSTLDEMKRNLLQVASLEVFPKIFGSLAFISGLALFFIGSYGPFMQVWIIGSLAVFAAIEILVIVYLNPAAGRLIKLLAESETAASDVPAAHLTVLYTRVRNLHLWSGILGILLLILMIVKPQ, from the coding sequence ATGGTATTACTGGTTACGATTCATGTGTTGTCTGCGATGCTGGGCTTGGGGCCGGCATACGCCTTTCCGTTCATCCTGAGGAAAGTATCCACATTGGACGAAATGAAAAGGAATTTGCTGCAGGTTGCTTCCTTGGAGGTATTCCCCAAAATATTCGGTTCCCTCGCCTTCATTTCGGGCCTTGCCTTGTTTTTTATCGGCTCGTACGGACCGTTCATGCAGGTGTGGATCATAGGTTCGTTGGCCGTCTTTGCAGCGATCGAAATCCTTGTCATCGTGTATTTGAACCCTGCGGCCGGCCGGTTGATAAAACTGCTTGCGGAGTCCGAGACGGCCGCCTCCGATGTGCCCGCCGCGCATTTGACCGTGCTGTATACCCGCGTGCGAAACCTTCATCTGTGGTCCGGCATACTGGGAATATTGCTGCTGATCCTGATGATTGTCAAGCCGCAGTAA